CGCTTCAGCAGtggaactaaaaataaaaagagcaGTCTCTTACAAATTAAACGTATTCCAGTTACAGACCTAGATAAGTTGTACTTAAAAAAAGTAATCTCTTACGCGCCACTATCTGCCGTTGAGGTGGCGATTCTCGCCTGACTGTCAATTTCCTATTCACGGGAGTCACCAATGGCTTCCCGTAACCCGAATTCGGCCGACCTAGTAATAAGTtggtttttatatcatatttcaATCTGGAATTACTGTACCTATACCTATGCGGTGCGATAAAATTAACTATTCCGATCCCAATCGTTATTTTCGAATCGATTTCGAAATTGGCcgataagaatattttttttaacacaattacttaaatatgacgtataataagtatttttaatcagaggcggcctttggcggaggcgaaccgggcaaccgcccggggcctcgcgcttacagagACCTCGCACGATGCCTCGCAAGatcttttttttacgttcttaccgacgaaactgttaaaatagGGCAACGTTTTCAATAGTACATTTTTGGTTTGATTCGAAGATAGCAATTGAGACTATATTAGTTACAACTTTAAACTACATGGGTTGTCAGTATCTAGTCGCTCTTACACCTAACTACATTGTTTTATTCGTAAAATACACTCACTAAGTACaaggaaaataataagaaaCTGCTTTACTAACTTGGCGGGGTTGATGGCGCAATAGAAGCCTTCTTTTTGATGTTTTTCGTCACAATATCCAATATTTCTCCGTTCTTCGGAATGGGAGCAGCGCTATTTAGTGTTCTAGAACGAGCTGGAAATTTACAATCATGAGGATTTAAacagaagtaataaaaaatatactaaatagtgaatgtgatataaattttattcacaatttttttttatcctacaGCTGTCTTCTATCTTAgccgaatataaaattaagtataaggTTACCTGCTCAGTAAAAATCAATGGTTATTGATTATCTAAATAGTTTTAAACTCTTATGATAAATACATGCtatctttaaaaaatgtgtCAATGTGACAAATGTACTTCTTACTATCAATTACATGACTAGTCGAATTCTTCTTGATCAGTTTGAGTCGATCTGCTGGTCTGGCGTCTCGACTCGAGTTGGAACACTCGCTGATAGTACGAGCTGCGAAAATTCATTTATTCGATAACTGacgaaatcattattttttagatacgtaatagaaattttaatgaTCCATTCttcgttataatttaaataatgtttcaaaccAATTCTATGGCATATCTACTTGTCTTCAAGGCCAGAGATGTATCTCTGTACGTTCTgtagtaaatacaaaaatgtatataacaataacgtcaaccctgtattatatactgtcccactgctgggcaagggcctcctactactaagagagattaggccttagtccaccagctggcctaatgcggattggtagatttcacacacgttgtatgtttgtaatcagtaaactattttgaatattctttctctaataataatgtatattaccCTTGAAAgttacaggctactttttataccacCAATAGGTGTTAACAGGGACCGACTCACGAGccgcaaaagctagtactttaATGCAATATTTACATGTTGGGATCACTTCCACAGCTGCCTGCACGCATGGTTTTTCTGGCGAAGTTTCACGCCGCAGCTTGGATGTAGCGCTTTCGCTTAGTGATCCTAGTAAAAACATTTCAGCGTTAATTAAGtaaagaaacagaaaaaaaaacaaataacaaaacgatttaaaatactagcactcaaatcatattaaaaacacGTACTTGTAGATATTTTTGTTGGTGACGATGATTTGCTACGTGGTCTCACAATTCCAGATACGGTCATTCCTTTAAGTTCTTGTCTTAGTCCTGTAGACAGACGCTATAAGTATTACCTACAACTAATACGAAGGAGTAGGTATTCTTACATCCATACAGTCCCTTCAACCAACCCTGTATACAGGGATGTGCAACTAGTGAAACAAATAGTTGATTTTATTTCCATCACACGGCGACGATGAGTCTTTCGCCACATAAGCCAATTTCGGCACAACAATGTACATTCGTTGACGTAAATATAATCGAAGACCTCTCACTCAGTAAAGATCTTGGCCACCCTTGAATGAATTGTCTGAGCAGCTGGCATATTACAGCCTTTCTCCTCTGCTCTAAAAACAATAGTTATAACCCCACCTGTGACTTTAGCTCAACCAAAAATAATTCAGAAATACTATACTTACTGGAGGCATTACTCTCCCTGTAATTGACGTAAGAGTTCGGGGCGGAGCCACCATCGTGGCAAGGGGACGAGCACTTGCTCCCTCGGTTCGGTGATCGGTTACAGCGCCGCTTATGTTTCACTTCTTCCActtgtaaataacaaataacgtCAATTTTCTTATCTTACCACTAATTTTCACACTTAAAGGGTATCGAAACTAATTTggctttatataaattaatataattgctaTTTTCGAATCGATCACCAAAGTAAATCAAAAATAGTTCAGAATATAATTTTCCAGACATGCTTACTTTAGATTACtgatttgtttactttattctTGATATCGATTCGAACCGTTTATTGATTTCTGCTATTTATGATTTTACACTAAATGAAAAATTAggatcaaataaaaatacaaaatttcatcaatttctttattcaaaataaatatacaatctTCAACTGCCTAAATGCTTTACATGCATCTAAATGCCTTACACGACTTCACGAATGCTTTGCAATCATACAgccaataaaacaatattcttacaTTCTAGTAGTAAAACAGCCTTGTGTAATGATCATTTACAAAGACAATATCAAGTAGAGATACCTAACTAGCTATTTCTACtgatatttatgtttgtgaTTTCATTACTATCAACCTTTGATGTTTTTGTCTCTGGTGATGTGCTACTATTATCTATGGTGCCGTCTGCTATTGATTCAACGGTGAACCTATGAACCATACCCAAAGTCGGATTCTTATCAGTTAAGTTCTTTTTCCTCTCGCGATTTTCTGCCTTTTGTTCCATTTCCATGCAATGCTCGGCGAACAATAGCTGTAGTGGCGCGTACATGTGAGGCAATAACTCCAAGTCACTCATTGATATCTGAAAACAACgacaatgttacataatataattaattcttcGTTTTAAGTCGATACAAGGGATAAAAGATTAGTTAGTTATATACGCAAAACAAAACAACACTGTAATATGTTGATACTCAAATTTCTACACTGTTTTCAGATATAATAatctgataatttaaaaatggaactcAATAACAACCTGCATGTTGTCGAAGGCGATGCCGACGCTGTTGTTGTCGTGCAATATGTTGTGGTTGAGCCGCGGCAGGCGAGCGTATCGCTGGCTGAAGTGCGTGAGCACGGTGTACCGCGCGTGCATACTGCGCCCAATCTCGATGGCTTGAGACGTCGTCGAGTGCATCTTCATCCGCGCCTCCTCTGCCAACTGGTCTTCCATCGTCGCCTCGTGGATCAGTAGGGTCGAGTTCTTACCTGCAAAATGAAGTAATACCATAGATTATAAAAGTGTTACGGTCTTCGGTTCTGACCTACAAAGAGTAGGCAGAGGGACGTAATATGTCTCTTTAgtcgatattatatttggtCTGCACTACATCAGGTGCAGGTTGACCAGAgagtcctgggtttgaatccaaAGTTAGGCAACACATTGTATAAGTATTTCTAGTCCTATTTTCCCGAAACTGGATCTCCTAAATGAGGCCGACGTACTGGCCATCGCTCGTAAAAACTACACCAcattgttgaaaaatattttaaaaaatctgttgtACCACATAAATTAGAGTAGAAAAAGTTAAGGTTTAGAATAAGAAGAAGGCATTACCTAGATTTACGAGTTCCTCGCAGGGTATGGTGTCGCCGGAGTACGTGAGCTTGTACTTGCTGTCGATGGAGACGGCGACGCCGAACGCGTTGGGACAGTGCGACACGAGGCACGTGCGCACGTCCTGCACGCCGATGCGCGCCAGCACCGCGCTCGTCAGCTCCTCGGACACTTTTCCTACATTGTATAACTAACAAAACATCGTATGTTAATGTAGAAATACTTTAATGGGGTGCAACCGGACAAAGAAATAGGATTCGTTATTCACTTGTATAAGTACAGATTGTGTAAATAAATCAACCAACAATTCCAATAGCTATCCTCGCATTATTCACGAAAATAGCAAATCAGGATAAAGTTTCACTAACAGGTGACtttatttgattggtttattctcagaaTCTGGCCATTAGTTAAATGAAACTTACTAATTCCTGGTTGGGTATGAGAGTGAACTCTTGTCGTATCCGCTCGAAACGTTGGTCGTACACCGACAGCCAAGACATGATTTGACCTGGAGCCAGTAAATACAAGGGATCTGGTTTGTCCGCCGCGGATACTTCCTCGAACGCTTCACGGCGCGCTTGCAGGATGCCGATGAGACCTggtaaataaaaaccattttttttttaaatatcttatgacattatttattccatttagcatcggaatgtttgccggcaaacatgacagctacatgacagttacatgacattatgcgtgtcacggaaaaataaccttattatgtagttgcaatgactaaatataaagaggagaggcctcaaaagttagctatatgaataagttatatttatgttagggaaatcgacgcagaattgtcaatatatatgtctatctcttttactcaaagcttatttggaacgcaacaaacaaagacaaaaataattgctttcttcgaatatggcactatttcgtttacttcaacacactgggaccgccttgcagcagaaacgccatttattgcagcccagtcagcaagtacatgtagtgtcagacgatgtaaacaaatcttcataaatattgaatttaaagtaatataatcatattctcaattgtttagttCGTTTATTAGTGtgtttgttaagtttcgaaaatgactcggTGTTGTGTgcaaggatgcaaatcgaattcacgcaagaaagaccccgaaatatcttttcataggttagtaactgtttttaccgaaaattagtaaatatctttgtatatttactttttggatgtgtttttatcaattaaaattatatttgaatcttgtttgataagctttgaacccttttaggcgtgatttataaccattaaaatcattatgtttgtttacacacgagcttagggatgggtggatttgtttagaaatgattgatatcgatattttaacagacgcccgtttatcagttacggattttgtctttgaaagaatgttagagcacacatcaatattgtattatccagaacgacaaactaagtgaaattagaatttttttttagattaccaaaaaatttaaaaaccaaggcaaaatgaattgagaatattggacgacgtgattggaatcctacaccgaatacatacttatattcgttctttacattttgagaagaaatgcataaaccacacgtttaattaacgcgagtaaaagataactgttttccaacaatattcccgataagtaaaatagtaatgattattatacttcacctaatagtaatattactttaatatattgctatgaataaaattagaattgttacataaaagaatagataaacataaaagataaacataaaagaaacaacataaagatgaaatgtaagatatatttttacaattggcggtcttatgtttcgagcaacctttgcatgcacggaaatagatacataatcatattgttgttattgcacataattatgtattataattgattatcttaaccaccatctttacgctcattgattttagtttgctgaaacatagtcatgtttctcgatcaaagagcataatcataaaataaaataaataccaaccaaataattgctggctacgctatcttattccatttatcatgtattaagtaaatatcttaatctgtaacttaaatttttagcaaggaatagtgcaacatacaaatatagatcaaacacaactggatgtttgtcacaacaggtactgctttctttaacaattgttacttataaatcagtttcagtttgtttgtttatattatagtacgttatatttatattatggtagaacctaacccctttcgtatttgatcttttttgggcttgtttatctctcttttaattcttcgatgtcgatacaaaattttcggtactagcatatcactattgtaaggggcggagtcggcgccattttatgcattaaatgtgccgcatgtcacgtgaccatatcactctcctctatactcttttatcattgtgTAGTAGATAatgcgtaatgtcatgtagctgtcatgtttgccggcaaacattccgctggtaaatgggttaaaatagattttttaatatatgatCATTGTATCGCATCGATAAGTAAATTATTACGTTTCGGCACTATTATAAACTGTAATCAttgtatataaacatttttcttttgtaaatgaTCACTCGATGGAACAgatgaaatatttacaacattCTAATAAATCAGATGGACGAACCTATATGATGATCGGCGTGTAAATGTGACACATAAACGGCGGTGAGCGTCCTGAGGAACGCGTTCACCTTCTTTGGCCCGAAGAACCGCACCAGCTGCCCAAACGTACCCTCGCCACAGTCCAGCAGCATTGAACGATTCTCACTAtaacattatcatcatcatccactTATGTTTTGAACTTCAATAGGTCATATTGCGGAATAGATTATTTTCATGGATGTTGCCACCTTTCTCTCTGGGATACGATCTTGAaaaatcacattataaaaatctaCTGTTGCAAAACTAGGCTTCTAACTGTAACACATTGCGATACattcgaaataaatattgtgatagGGAACTAAGTGCAAGCAAGTGCCTGTCAAACgactttaactttttttttaataaaacttttttgtactcaCTCGATCTGCAGTGCAATGGCGCTTGTATTTCTGGTTTTACTGGGTATGCAGGAGCCGGTACCAAGGAATACCACCTTAGGATACTCCTGGTGCGCGGTGGCCTTGTACCTGATGCCATCCACCACTCGCCGGAACTGCTCTAGGCTGCCCACGAACCCGTCTATGTCCATTGTCTCTTCAATATATTCTTGGATGTGCAGCTTTGGTTCTGCTGATCTGTGGAGAtgacttctttaattttaaaatccgcATTGCATTGAACGCATGAGCAATAGAAAACTGGTAGCTGTTATTGAACAGCACTGTATTTGCTTTTTCTTTAAATCTACAGGGCAAAATAAGAAGCGCAAGTATAACGACATTGAAATGCCTTATTTTTGTTGCTGAGGCAGAGGCACTACCTGGAAATTGACTAGCTATGAGACAATGACTGAAAGATTTTCGattcaattatttaatgttttgaacACACACAGTGAACACAGTTGTTTATTTACTGACCTGTCCAATTGTTTTTTGGGCCTCAGCTGGAACATAGTGAGCGTCCTTGCAGATATGATCTCGAGTTTAGCGTGAGGGTCTTCGTCTGAAGCCACTGAGCCGTCGCCCTTGCACGACCCCTCCATGTTTATTATGTTCTGGAACTGCGCGAGCGCAATCTACAAATGTTCCTTGACTATTTGTACCCATCACCATGGTTAAATGATGTTATGATGGCTAATGATGAAACGAATATTAACGGGTTATATAGCAAATGAGGTTTTACACAATTACTGTGAAGTTAcagttactataataattaaaatgttattgaatgCCATTCTAACGGCGTTTAATGTGCCTagctaatattatttgaatattatgaacGATACTAACAACTTatcaattgtaataattaataaaatctgttATTGTACTAGTTTGAATCCTATGTCTGAACGAGGAAGACATCTTATAGTTTAATGTTCGTAAGGTTTAAAGCCTAGTAAACCCTTTCTCTTCTAACTAGAATTCTTTATATACACTGCTGCAGGTAacttaatcaataaaaaatatagtaataaagaaatattagatTACAGTGAAATTtataaagtagtagtagtgtaGTCAAGTAAAATTGGAACTCACGAAAAATCTGATATATGAAGAAtacaatatgatatattttttttcattgatatttcTAAATTCAgcacagtaaaaaaatatttataataatatatgaaagaaTATATCTACATAAACAAGGAAAGAAAAACATCTTGTTAGAAATAAGTAAAGATTACTTCATAgtcatttaatattcaaattcaattattaaaatttagaatgTGAAATAAGCATATGTTATGATTTTGTCATTTAACCTACTTTTTATACATTCAGcaccataatatttataaatgctttgtaataagaaaagaaaaagtTCTCATATTGCAGATTGGTTTAGTCAAATGTAACAGTATATGAAGTCAATGTTTAGTAATTGATTTATGCTTACCATTTTGGAACtgtagtaatttaatattagactCGGTTATAGCGTTATGgccaatctatactattatataaagctgaagagtttgtttgtttgtttgtttgtttgtttgtttgtttgtttgaacgcgctaatctcaggaactaccggtccaaactgaaaaattctttttgcgttggatagccctatgttcgtggagtgctataggctatatatcatcacgctatacccaataggagcggagcagtaatgtctaatctcaggaactaccggtccaaactgaaaaaatctttttgcgttggatagccctttgttcgtggagtgctataggctatatatcatcacgctatacccaataggagcggagcagtaatggctaatctcaggaactaccggtccaaactgaatttttttttttgcgttggatagccttttgttcgtggagtgctataggctatatatcatcacgctatacccaataggagcagagcagtaatggctaatctcaggaactaccgcttcgaactaaaaaaaatcattttgtattggatagccctttgttcgtgaagtgctataggctatatatcatcacgctatgaccaacaggagcagagcagtaatggctaatctcagaaactaggagtttgaactgaatagttctttttgtgttggatagccctttgttcctgaaatgctataggctatatatatcatcacgctatgcccaataggagcggagcagtaatcgctaatctcaggaactaccggttcgaactgaaaaaatatttttgtgttggatagccctttgttcctggagtgctataggttagatatcgtcacgctatgaccaataggagcggagcagtaatgaaacttgatgcaaaaacggggacaatttattagttttgagagcttctgttgcgtgcgctgcgtaaacggttaaagttatgcaacaataatgtatgacgggattgttcctcttaaaaagttctacaaaaatatatcataaaacaaaagtcccccgatgcatcggtctgcccgaacgtgttcaactcaaaaactacccaacgtattaggataaaatttggtatggagacagtttgagaccctgggaagaacataggcttccgggaaaatatatagcgtgacttttataacggaaaactttagcctgaaaaactttataacgcgggcggagccgcgggcaaaagctagtaaaataatatacagttaGCTACCTAATTGTTAAGGCAAGAGCAGAAAATCACTAACAGATGAATAACCTTACAGATTTTTAAACAACTCACAAAAAAGAAGGTTCTAAAGACTTCatcttttttacatttatcgcgatataaaaaaatattaacaaagcaGTGAACATGCATGTAATATGAATCGTGTGGTACCTTATTTTTCAACTCGTCAAGGCCCTTGAGGTGTTCGTGTTTGGAGTTGGCAGGCGCGCTCCACTCGGCGGGCACGGACGCGTCGCGCAGCAGCGGGAACACGTCCGCGTCCAGCAGGTGCAGCTTGTGCTGCGAGCGGTGCACCGCCTCCGAGCCCAGGCACGAGTTCTGCGCGTTCAGCACCAGGTGCCGCGTGCTCGCGCCGAACATCGACATGAACTCGCGATATCTGATACCACATCACATTTTTTTCGAGTACGTTTTAGCTTAGCAATTGCTgtctaaactaaaaaaaattcgTAAAGAGTGATATCAAATTATGAATAGAAATAAGAGCAGGGAATAATATAAAAGGATTATATAGTTAAGCAACTAAACCTTTGATATGCAGGATCTGTTATAAAATTCATTCTAAATTGCACTTACGTGGGATGGTTAAATACATTAGGTGGTGTGTAATGGACGATGATCGTTGGTATGTTCTCCGGCGGATTGTCGCCATTGTCAAAGTGTGCCGCAAATTCCGACACTTTTAAATATGACAACTCTGGGACTTCGataactaaaaaaaagtaaaaggtTGACAGCAGCAGCTTGATTATCTAGTTATTGAACTTAGTTACaggagtaaaatatttattttctaatcattaatatatttgggCTACATATCCAAAGCTGCTaattgctaatattttttttgttagcaTTAATCTATGTAATGAGTATTAACTGCTCTGATTCAATAGCGATTATCATCAGCAGAGGCATGTTTAATAACTAAtacaagaaacatttattttatcccTGTAAGTGAAGTACCAATGTCTGAAGTAGTTCTTACTTATAAACACAGGTCCAGGGTCGTCAGGGGTTTTCACATCTTTCGACAACACTAGAGTGCCGTCAGGCAAAACCACATCTTGTCCGTTTTTGAGCTGACCGAGCTGCGGGCCTGGCTTCACACCCCTCTCCACACATTTGGCCAAGTCCAGAGTGCCTAACCGTTTCTgtttatacataaaatgtttaataataatcctttttctaagaaaattattactttCGTTTTTTAGATGCGTACAAACATGAAGAATGGACCCGAATACGCGAATTGCGAAAGAAACGCGAAATATCACAGGCGGCGCCCGCGCCTCATGTGAACCATCAAATAAAGACACGCATGAATACTTGCAACAACTGTACGCTACGGGCGAGCGTACCGCGTATTCTAATACAAACTTAGGGAACATCACTGTTACatactatgtatatttttgacTCAAGCCTTGAATATTGCAAAACTATACAAACAGATTAGTTAGCAATATGGGTACACACCTTCAATGTGCAAATGTATGCAACAGtgcattttgttttcttttgcaGATCGTACAAAACTTTTTCAgtcttttttttcatatctgaGGACAATGGCATTACTCAATACATATGTTAATTTACACTAAGAGAATGTATCAAATTACAATTGGGAACAcaagattttgaaaataaaatttatgtgacaGGAGAAATGTTATCTAACCATAAAATTtactacaatttaatatttacagtttagtattttgaaactatttgaaaaatatatactcagAACTTTTAAGCACATAATGGATTgatctattaataatataaaaaaaatcgacatCAGTTATGTTCACCTTTATCTGAACTTGATTTTGATTTAGATTTTTCTGGTGAGGCCCCCTTGCTCTTTGCTTCCATGTTCCTTATCTCAGGTTTGTAATAATCTGTGTCGTCGTGTATAAATTCTTCGTAATCTTTGTCTGAATTATTGTCTAACTTAGGTTTTTTTGCTGCTGGTTTCAGATCTTGGTTAACATTTGGAAGAATACTGTCATGTGGACCTCTGCGACAATTCATATTgtgatatgaaaataattaaaaaaatataatatttaatttgtaattaataacaatactgttcaaattatattagaaaatactCTAATATTGCtaagatttaaatttttaagcatttaaaattcatttaggcaacaaaatagttaaatattgcacaattttttgtttcttttgaataatgaaaaaaatatttttataaaatacttacagtAAAACATATTTCACAGTCATGACATTATCTTCAAAGTCTTCACTGGGACTACATTGTGCCATCTTCACATTCATCTCTTTCATGATAACAAATCTTCTTGTGGCTTGGTACAACTCATCctaaagaatttttttattataaaataagatttagataaaatggtctaataaaattatgaagctAGT
This genomic window from Manduca sexta isolate Smith_Timp_Sample1 chromosome 12, JHU_Msex_v1.0, whole genome shotgun sequence contains:
- the LOC115446475 gene encoding ribonuclease Z, mitochondrial isoform X5, which gives rise to MYGIGALFSKRVVSSCDGRCYSTSRNKKLFQFLAKMPKETAARIAVAQRQRQVISKKSEKYTPSTVYLQVMGSGARGAANTLYLFTDQKRYLFNCGECTQRLAHEHKVKLSRLEHVFITSKTWRNIGGLPGLSLTLQDVGIPKITLHGPEGLDELYQATRRFVIMKEMNVKMAQCSPSEDFEDNVMTVKYVLLGPHDSILPNVNQDLKPAAKKPKLDNNSDKDYEEFIHDDTDYYKPEIRNMEAKSKGASPEKSKSKSSSDKDMKKKTEKVLYDLQKKTKCTVAYICTLKKRLGTLDLAKCVERGVKPGPQLGQLKNGQDVVLPDGTLVLSKDVKTPDDPGPVFIIIEVPELSYLKVSEFAAHFDNGDNPPENIPTIIVHYTPPNVFNHPTYREFMSMFGASTRHLVLNAQNSCLGSEAVHRSQHKLHLLDADVFPLLRDASVPAEWSAPANSKHEHLKGLDELKNKIALAQFQNIINMEGSCKGDGSVASDEDPHAKLEIISARTLTMFQLRPKKQLDRSAEPKLHIQEYIEETMDIDGFVGSLEQFRRVVDGIRYKATAHQEYPKVVFLGTGSCIPSKTRNTSAIALQIDENRSMLLDCGEGTFGQLVRFFGPKKVNAFLRTLTAVYVSHLHADHHIGLIGILQARREAFEEVSAADKPDPLYLLAPGQIMSWLSVYDQRFERIRQEFTLIPNQELLYNVGKVSEELTSAVLARIGVQDVRTCLVSHCPNAFGVAVSIDSKYKLTYSGDTIPCEELVNLGKNSTLLIHEATMEDQLAEEARMKMHSTTSQAIEIGRSMHARYTVLTHFSQRYARLPRLNHNILHDNNSVGIAFDNMQISMSDLELLPHMYAPLQLLFAEHCMEMEQKAENRERKKNLTDKNPTLVEEVKHKRRCNRSPNRGSKCSSPCHDGGSAPNSYVNYRESNASRLRQELKGMTVSGIVRPRSKSSSPTKISTRSLSESATSKLRRETSPEKPCVQAAVEVIPTSRTISECSNSSRDARPADRLKLIKKNSTSHVIDTRSRTLNSAAPIPKNGEILDIVTKNIKKKASIAPSTPPSRPNSGYGKPLVTPVNRKLTVRRESPPQRQIVAHVTAEKVSPVLRSKSPVKPLKGDIKESSPSNTSKKSDINRIRQPTKAPASGNKLRGTHDTNAKLEVKLPTRSNAANKNNISSSHNKNVNIPKHEFRPGARSWNQEPVRKVSAPLQELNGKCKNFYISPSNGRPNCNRHT